The Agromyces atrinae genome window below encodes:
- a CDS encoding YhgE/Pip domain-containing protein translates to MNGIWQLFREDLRRATRNVMSVIVLCGLVIIPSVFTWFNVIASWEPFDNTKNLKVAVASIDEGYTSTLVPLHINVGSMVESNLRANDQMDWIITSKADAVAGTESGEYYAAMVLPADFSERMLTFYAAGSPQTQIDYYTNDKSNPLAPLITSEGADDLSAKINAEFTQELDTVALAILSSLASSLDDPQSQATFQALETQIGAISTQLRSASGTAGIFSSLVASSVPLAQGSLNLLGAVESEFTSATGAIRQGVDASAGARRAISDATAALSSAFTATDDRLARVQADVDTLFDRMGAETDSAAAGIDTIAADVGALAAEATQFRDAFAAIEPDIPAESQPEFRALLRDLDVTVTRIEGVQSRLTQAAIDVREGNVAAQSSRAALDGDVEQARSSLARAANVYTADVLPLLDALGATLAELGTSFGSLSGDLSFVDGVAQGSVSMLERAAVDTGALAGVLATSADAFEVVHDDLAAALASGDVEKLAQVIGSDPATLAAALAQPIGLDRIAVYPVVSFGAGMAPLYTVLSLWVGALLLSVTLRVEPPTRAYDGGPELTLNQQFLGRYGIFALIGFLQSTLVFLGNILIVGLDPVHPFLFMLVGWSTSLVFTFVIYTLVVSFSDAGKALAVFLLVIQVAGAGGAYPLELLPQWFQNASPFLPATHAIDAIRAALAGIYRADYWIALGWLWFLVLPALLLGLALRKPLIGLNKTMEGMLQSTKLM, encoded by the coding sequence ATGAACGGCATCTGGCAGCTCTTCCGCGAAGACCTCCGCCGCGCCACACGGAACGTGATGTCGGTCATCGTCCTGTGCGGTCTCGTCATCATCCCGTCGGTCTTCACATGGTTCAACGTGATCGCCAGTTGGGAGCCCTTCGACAACACCAAGAACCTGAAGGTCGCCGTCGCGAGCATCGACGAGGGGTACACGAGCACGCTCGTCCCGCTGCACATCAACGTCGGCAGTATGGTCGAGTCGAATCTGCGGGCGAACGACCAGATGGACTGGATCATCACGTCGAAAGCGGATGCTGTCGCCGGCACCGAGTCGGGCGAGTACTACGCCGCGATGGTGCTGCCCGCCGACTTCAGCGAACGTATGCTCACGTTCTACGCAGCGGGCTCCCCGCAGACGCAGATCGATTACTACACCAACGACAAGTCGAACCCCCTCGCACCGCTCATCACGAGCGAGGGTGCCGACGACCTGTCGGCGAAGATCAACGCCGAATTCACCCAAGAGCTCGACACCGTCGCGCTCGCCATCCTGTCGTCGCTCGCCTCCTCTCTCGACGACCCGCAGTCGCAAGCGACGTTCCAGGCACTCGAGACGCAGATCGGGGCGATCAGCACGCAGCTGAGATCGGCGTCGGGCACCGCCGGCATCTTCTCGTCGCTCGTCGCGTCGTCGGTTCCCCTGGCCCAAGGCTCGCTCAACCTCCTCGGAGCTGTGGAGTCGGAGTTCACCTCGGCGACGGGCGCCATTCGGCAGGGCGTCGACGCCTCGGCTGGGGCGCGCCGCGCCATCAGCGATGCGACGGCGGCGCTCTCGAGCGCGTTCACGGCGACCGACGACCGCCTCGCGCGCGTGCAGGCCGACGTCGACACCCTGTTCGACCGGATGGGCGCAGAGACTGATTCCGCCGCCGCGGGGATCGACACGATCGCGGCGGATGTGGGAGCGCTGGCGGCCGAGGCCACACAGTTCCGTGACGCCTTCGCCGCGATCGAGCCCGACATCCCGGCCGAGTCGCAGCCTGAGTTCCGCGCGCTGCTCCGAGACCTCGACGTCACCGTCACCCGCATCGAGGGTGTCCAGTCGCGCTTGACGCAGGCCGCGATCGATGTTCGCGAGGGCAATGTGGCGGCGCAGTCGAGCCGCGCGGCACTCGATGGCGACGTCGAGCAGGCGCGGTCATCGCTCGCGCGCGCCGCGAACGTCTATACGGCCGACGTCTTGCCGCTCCTCGATGCGCTCGGCGCGACCCTCGCCGAGCTCGGCACCTCGTTCGGTTCGCTCTCGGGTGACCTCTCCTTCGTCGACGGTGTCGCGCAGGGCTCTGTCTCGATGCTCGAGCGGGCCGCCGTCGACACGGGTGCTCTCGCTGGGGTTCTCGCGACGTCGGCCGACGCGTTCGAAGTCGTCCATGACGACCTCGCGGCCGCCTTGGCGTCGGGTGACGTCGAGAAGCTCGCCCAGGTGATCGGGTCCGACCCAGCGACACTCGCCGCCGCCCTTGCGCAACCGATCGGTCTCGACCGTATCGCGGTCTACCCCGTCGTCAGCTTCGGAGCCGGTATGGCCCCGTTGTACACGGTGCTCTCGCTCTGGGTCGGTGCGCTGCTCCTCTCGGTGACGCTGCGTGTCGAGCCGCCGACCCGGGCGTACGACGGCGGCCCCGAGCTCACCCTGAACCAACAGTTCCTCGGCCGGTACGGTATCTTCGCGCTCATCGGCTTCCTGCAGAGCACCCTGGTGTTCCTCGGCAACATCCTGATCGTCGGGCTCGATCCGGTTCATCCGTTCTTGTTCATGCTCGTCGGCTGGTCGACCTCACTGGTGTTCACCTTCGTGATCTACACCCTCGTGGTGTCGTTCAGTGACGCGGGGAAGGCGCTCGCCGTCTTCCTGCTCGTCATTCAGGTGGCGGGCGCCGGCGGCGCATACCCGCTCGAACTGCTGCCGCAGTGGTTCCAGAACGCCAGCCCATTCCTGCCCGCGACCCATGCCATCGATGCGATTCGCGCCGCGCTGGCGGGCATATACCGGGCCGACTACTGGATCGCGCTCGGCTGGCTGTGGTTCTTGGTGCTTCCCGCGCTGCTGCTCGGGCTCGCGCTGCGCAAGCCCCTCATCGGTCTGAACAAGACGATGGAAGGCATGCTGCAGTCGACCAAGCTGATGTGA
- a CDS encoding YhgE/Pip domain-containing protein: MRNVWRVFTRDLKRLSTVPLAWVIIGGALITPSLYAWLNIVAFWNPFDNTKNLPIAVVNLDEGAYSSLTGDLNVGDQLVAQLKDNDDLGWQFLSESEAMESLKSGNSYAAFVVPASFSSDLLSITTGDFTQPKLEYYVNEKLNGVAPEITDTGATTVQTQMIDAFTEQVASSAVDAIRQGSETVEDDLARSQARTIGQLDLAAERVAETRSYLLTLQTDIDSTRGGLASAQNTLLDMETAFGDLSVVLAEASALADRAQTQLLDLTAAAMSASVDSASRLSSASAAAQTAIGSVAQGLDLAKSRIQTQIASIDDSTASIAGVRLFLEDPNLPLDPAVRDSLLADLDVVSAQLDGAVAALDLADQGLSDGGAALQGAADRVNAAFQEAANAVQTMNSALTTHVPAMQRSMAELNAVTRSLSATLDTQRAILTESRQLIGGLDDQLEATSAALIVLDGDLGALQGDMGTAITDLRALSGAAAWQQLTELTSLDADQIAQFMSMPVVVKQITLFPTNSYGSLMGSLFINLSLWIGAFVLVVILKLEVDREGIPKLTERQAYMGRWLLFATIAVMQAIVLSIGNLIIGVQHVNAFAFVVTPVLIGLAYLSIIYALSVTFGYIGKGLCVILVIMQIPGASGIYPIELMPPFFQTLYPFFPFTYGIDAMREVISGFAGFAYWRYLGVLLLFTGLAFFLGLVLRNGVSNLTRLFTQQVGATELFTNEEVTPPGRGYRLNHLLAALANRASYQERLSRRVLPFARSYRKVRAAIIVIGVIGIGLLFTLSALVPDIKTALVGWWVLWLLIVFGALIALEYMRYSLRLSTEVGNMPEAELRRELAETEAQR, translated from the coding sequence ATGCGGAATGTCTGGCGGGTCTTCACCCGAGACCTCAAGCGGCTCAGCACGGTGCCGCTCGCGTGGGTCATCATCGGCGGTGCGCTCATCACTCCGTCGCTCTACGCCTGGCTCAACATCGTGGCGTTCTGGAACCCGTTCGACAACACGAAGAACCTGCCGATCGCCGTCGTCAATCTCGACGAGGGCGCGTACTCGTCGCTGACCGGCGACCTCAACGTCGGTGATCAGCTCGTCGCCCAACTGAAGGACAACGACGACCTCGGCTGGCAGTTCCTGTCAGAGTCCGAGGCGATGGAGTCGCTGAAGAGCGGTAACAGCTACGCCGCATTCGTCGTACCCGCCTCGTTCAGCAGTGACCTCCTCAGCATTACCACGGGCGACTTCACGCAGCCGAAGCTCGAGTACTACGTCAACGAGAAGTTGAACGGTGTCGCGCCCGAGATCACCGACACCGGCGCGACGACGGTCCAGACGCAGATGATCGACGCCTTCACCGAGCAGGTCGCCTCCTCGGCGGTCGACGCGATCCGTCAGGGAAGCGAGACGGTCGAGGACGATCTGGCGCGCAGCCAGGCGCGCACGATCGGCCAGCTCGATCTCGCCGCCGAACGGGTCGCCGAGACACGGTCGTACCTCCTGACGCTGCAGACCGACATCGACTCGACGCGAGGCGGGCTGGCCTCGGCGCAGAACACCCTGCTCGACATGGAGACGGCGTTCGGCGATCTGAGCGTGGTGCTCGCCGAGGCGAGCGCCCTCGCCGATCGGGCACAGACGCAACTTCTCGACCTGACCGCCGCCGCGATGAGCGCGTCGGTCGACAGTGCGTCGCGCCTGTCGTCGGCGAGTGCCGCAGCGCAGACGGCGATCGGCAGCGTCGCGCAGGGGCTCGACCTGGCGAAGTCCCGCATCCAGACGCAGATCGCGTCGATCGACGACAGCACGGCCTCGATCGCGGGAGTGCGTTTGTTCCTCGAAGACCCGAACCTTCCCCTCGACCCCGCCGTGCGCGATTCCCTGCTCGCCGACCTCGACGTGGTCTCTGCACAACTCGATGGAGCCGTCGCCGCGCTCGACCTCGCCGATCAGGGTCTAAGTGACGGCGGGGCCGCACTCCAGGGTGCCGCCGACCGGGTGAACGCCGCGTTCCAGGAGGCCGCGAACGCCGTTCAGACGATGAATTCCGCCCTGACGACGCACGTGCCCGCGATGCAGCGCTCGATGGCCGAGCTGAACGCTGTGACGCGGTCGCTATCGGCCACCCTCGACACCCAGCGGGCGATCCTCACCGAGAGCCGGCAGCTCATCGGCGGGCTCGACGACCAGCTCGAGGCGACGTCGGCGGCACTCATCGTGCTGGACGGCGACCTCGGCGCGCTCCAGGGTGACATGGGCACCGCCATCACCGACCTGCGCGCATTGAGCGGCGCCGCGGCGTGGCAGCAACTCACCGAACTGACCTCACTCGACGCCGATCAGATCGCTCAGTTCATGTCGATGCCCGTGGTGGTGAAGCAGATCACCCTGTTCCCGACGAACTCCTACGGGTCTCTCATGGGGTCGCTGTTCATCAACCTCTCTCTGTGGATCGGCGCCTTCGTCTTGGTCGTCATCCTGAAGCTCGAGGTTGATAGGGAAGGAATTCCGAAGCTCACCGAACGGCAGGCCTACATGGGGCGCTGGCTGTTGTTCGCGACGATCGCGGTCATGCAGGCCATCGTCCTGAGCATCGGCAACCTCATCATCGGCGTGCAACACGTCAACGCCTTCGCGTTCGTCGTCACCCCGGTGTTGATCGGGCTCGCGTATCTCAGCATCATCTACGCGCTCTCTGTCACGTTCGGATACATCGGAAAGGGGCTCTGCGTCATCCTCGTCATCATGCAGATCCCGGGAGCATCGGGCATCTACCCGATCGAGCTGATGCCGCCGTTCTTCCAGACTCTCTACCCGTTCTTCCCGTTCACGTACGGCATCGATGCGATGCGCGAGGTCATCAGTGGCTTCGCCGGGTTCGCCTATTGGCGCTATCTCGGCGTGCTGCTGCTCTTCACCGGCCTCGCGTTCTTCCTCGGGCTCGTGCTGCGTAACGGCGTCTCGAATCTCACGAGGCTCTTCACCCAGCAGGTCGGCGCCACCGAGCTGTTCACCAATGAGGAAGTGACGCCGCCCGGTCGCGGATACCGCCTCAACCACCTGCTCGCCGCGCTGGCAAACCGGGCCAGCTACCAAGAGCGACTCTCGAGGCGGGTCCTCCCGTTCGCGCGCTCGTACCGCAAGGTGCGCGCGGCGATCATCGTCATCGGGGTGATCGGGATCGGCCTGCTGTTCACCCTCTCGGCGCTCGTGCCCGACATCAAGACCGCGCTCGTCGGCTGGTGGGTGCTCTGGTTGCTCATCGTGTTCGGAGCGCTCATCGCGCTCGAGTACATGCGGTACAGCCTGCGGTTGTCGACGGAGGTCGGCAACATGCCCGAGGCTGAGCTCCGGCGCGAACTGGCCGAGACGGAGGCGCAGCGATGA
- a CDS encoding LCP family protein translates to MARHGRLEKSSPWRTIAKVATAVVGVIAVSGVSIAAYAVWDLSQTIKPSVTLGNESVLEGLPDVGAIDGGVNLLVIGSDSREGQGDGYGEDEEGTLNDVTMLLHIAEDHSHAAVVSFPRDMYVDVPECTDPQTGEELSAYNGKINSTLGRGGMACVVKTVEDLTGLTIPFAGVVQFNGVANLATAVGGVEVCVAERIEDDHTDTYLDPGTHSLTGLQALQFLRTRHGVGDGSDLGRISNQQVYMSSLARTLQSDGTLTDPVKLFGIAKVALANMTFSDSLGSVVNLVSIAKALKDTDLSQIAFVQYPTAYSGDGVVPVESAQIINLALQEDRPVVFDAEAQNNVSFGTVPDANQPVTEAPVEPEAPVDPEAPVETEAPVDPAAPTVEALPSDVYGMTAAESRCSSGRTFADQ, encoded by the coding sequence ATGGCGCGGCACGGCCGACTCGAGAAGTCGTCGCCCTGGCGCACCATCGCGAAGGTCGCCACGGCCGTCGTCGGTGTCATCGCTGTGAGCGGCGTCTCGATCGCGGCGTACGCGGTCTGGGACCTCTCGCAGACGATCAAGCCGTCGGTCACGCTCGGCAACGAGTCGGTGCTCGAGGGTCTGCCCGATGTCGGTGCGATCGATGGCGGAGTGAACCTCCTCGTCATCGGCAGCGACAGCCGCGAAGGCCAGGGCGACGGCTACGGCGAAGACGAAGAGGGCACTCTCAACGACGTGACGATGCTGCTGCACATCGCCGAGGACCACTCGCACGCGGCCGTCGTGAGCTTCCCCCGTGACATGTACGTCGACGTGCCCGAGTGCACCGACCCGCAGACGGGCGAGGAACTCTCGGCCTACAACGGCAAGATCAACTCGACCCTCGGTCGCGGCGGCATGGCGTGCGTCGTGAAGACCGTCGAAGACCTCACCGGCCTCACGATCCCGTTCGCGGGCGTGGTGCAGTTCAACGGTGTCGCGAACCTCGCGACGGCCGTCGGCGGCGTCGAGGTCTGTGTCGCCGAGCGCATCGAGGACGACCACACCGACACCTACCTCGACCCCGGAACGCATTCGCTCACGGGTCTGCAGGCCCTGCAGTTCCTGCGCACGCGTCACGGCGTCGGCGACGGCAGCGACCTCGGTCGCATCTCGAACCAGCAGGTCTACATGTCGTCGCTCGCGCGCACGCTGCAGAGCGACGGCACTCTCACCGACCCCGTCAAGCTCTTCGGCATCGCGAAGGTCGCGCTCGCGAACATGACGTTCTCCGACAGCCTCGGCAGCGTCGTGAACCTCGTCTCGATCGCGAAGGCCCTGAAAGACACCGACCTGAGCCAGATCGCGTTCGTGCAGTACCCGACCGCGTACTCGGGCGACGGCGTCGTTCCGGTCGAGTCGGCCCAGATCATCAACCTCGCGCTGCAAGAGGACCGCCCGGTCGTCTTCGACGCCGAGGCGCAGAACAACGTCTCGTTCGGAACCGTGCCCGACGCGAACCAGCCCGTTACCGAGGCCCCCGTCGAGCCCGAGGCTCCGGTCGACCCCGAGGCTCCCGTCGAGACCGAGGCCCCCGTCGACCCCGCTGCTCCGACCGTCGAGGCGCTGCCCTCCGACGTCTACGGCATGACCGCCGCCGAGTCGCGCTGCTCGTCGGGCCGCACGTTCGCCGACCAGTAG
- a CDS encoding HAD hydrolase family protein has protein sequence MTTAERRADRKLVALDIDGTVIHEDETLSLAVIDAVQRVRDLGHEVTLATGRSWETTHPILEKLEIEPRYVVCANGAMTMRRAEPGEADDHGYVREYIETFDPEPVLARIRSFLPEGRFMVEDAFGYRLYTEGMQDWNLTNAHQVEFAELFGVEATRVVVVSPDHELDDFLALVDEMGLHQVSYAIGWTAWLDIAPEGVNKATALERVRSWLGIELDRVVAVGDGRNDIEMFTWARAAGRPVAMGQAPAEVKDAAGEATGDVEHDGLVTVLDSID, from the coding sequence ATGACGACGGCGGAGCGCCGCGCTGACAGGAAGCTCGTCGCTCTCGACATCGATGGAACCGTCATCCACGAAGACGAGACCCTGAGTCTCGCCGTCATCGATGCCGTGCAGCGCGTGCGCGACCTCGGCCACGAGGTGACGCTCGCGACGGGTCGCTCGTGGGAGACGACCCACCCCATCCTCGAGAAGCTCGAGATCGAGCCCCGCTACGTGGTGTGCGCCAACGGCGCCATGACCATGCGGCGCGCCGAGCCGGGCGAGGCCGACGATCACGGGTACGTGCGCGAGTACATCGAGACGTTCGACCCCGAGCCCGTGCTCGCCCGCATCCGCTCGTTCCTGCCCGAGGGCCGCTTCATGGTCGAGGACGCCTTCGGCTACCGCCTCTACACCGAGGGCATGCAGGACTGGAACCTGACGAACGCCCACCAGGTCGAGTTCGCCGAACTCTTCGGCGTCGAAGCGACACGTGTCGTCGTCGTCTCGCCCGACCACGAACTCGACGACTTCCTCGCGCTCGTCGACGAGATGGGCCTCCACCAGGTGAGCTACGCGATCGGGTGGACGGCGTGGCTCGACATCGCGCCCGAGGGCGTCAACAAGGCGACGGCCCTCGAGCGTGTGCGTTCGTGGCTCGGCATCGAGCTCGACCGCGTCGTCGCCGTCGGCGACGGCCGCAACGACATCGAGATGTTCACGTGGGCGCGCGCCGCCGGACGCCCCGTCGCCATGGGGCAGGCTCCCGCCGAGGTGAAGGATGCCGCGGGCGAGGCGACGGGAGATGTCGAGCACGACGGTCTCGTCACGGTGCTCGACTCGATCGACTGA
- the serS gene encoding serine--tRNA ligase: MIDPVLLRDDPERVKRSQEARGESTALVDEALAADAAKRHALATFESLRAEQNLFGKRVAQAAPDEKKALVAEVQQLAARVKEANQAANEAGVAFDEIVRRIGNIVVDGVPAGGEDDFVTLKEVGGMPTFDFEPRDHLEIGELLGAIDMARGAKVSGARFHYLVGIGARLELAIMNMGLDRAIAAGFTPLIPPTLVKPEIMQGTGFLGAHADEVYYLPADELYLTGTSEVALAGYHSDEILDLSKGPLRYAGWSTCYRREAGSHGKDTRGIIRVHQFNKLEMFSIVAADEAEAEHARLLGWQEGMLQDLGLSYRVIDTAAGDLGSSAARKFDVEAWVPTQGAYRELTSTSNCTTYQARRLEIRHRGEGGKTAPVATLNGTLATTRWLVAILETHQQADGSVVVPEALRPYLGGLEVLEPLGREANG, from the coding sequence GTGATCGATCCCGTACTCCTCCGCGATGATCCTGAGCGCGTCAAGCGTTCCCAAGAAGCGAGAGGGGAATCGACGGCTCTCGTCGACGAGGCTCTCGCCGCAGATGCAGCCAAGCGTCACGCGCTCGCGACGTTCGAGTCGCTGCGCGCCGAGCAGAACCTCTTCGGTAAGCGGGTCGCCCAAGCGGCGCCCGACGAGAAGAAGGCGCTCGTCGCCGAGGTGCAGCAGCTCGCCGCACGCGTGAAGGAGGCGAACCAGGCCGCCAACGAGGCCGGCGTCGCCTTCGACGAGATCGTGCGACGCATCGGCAACATCGTCGTTGACGGTGTTCCCGCGGGTGGCGAAGACGACTTCGTGACGCTCAAGGAGGTCGGCGGCATGCCGACGTTCGACTTCGAGCCGCGCGACCACCTCGAGATCGGCGAGCTCCTCGGAGCCATCGACATGGCGCGCGGCGCCAAGGTCTCGGGTGCCCGCTTCCACTACCTCGTCGGCATCGGCGCGCGCCTCGAGCTCGCGATCATGAACATGGGCCTCGACCGGGCGATCGCCGCCGGGTTCACCCCGCTCATCCCGCCGACGCTCGTGAAGCCCGAGATCATGCAGGGCACGGGCTTCCTCGGCGCGCACGCCGACGAGGTCTACTACCTGCCCGCCGATGAGCTCTACCTCACGGGCACGAGCGAGGTCGCGCTCGCCGGGTACCACTCCGACGAGATCCTCGACCTCTCGAAGGGCCCGCTGCGCTACGCCGGCTGGTCGACGTGCTACCGGCGAGAGGCCGGCAGCCACGGCAAGGACACCCGCGGAATCATCCGCGTGCACCAGTTCAACAAGCTCGAGATGTTCTCGATCGTCGCGGCCGACGAGGCCGAGGCCGAGCACGCCCGCCTGCTCGGCTGGCAGGAGGGCATGCTGCAAGACCTGGGTCTCAGCTACCGCGTCATCGACACGGCGGCCGGCGACCTCGGCTCGAGCGCCGCGCGCAAGTTCGACGTCGAGGCGTGGGTGCCGACGCAGGGCGCGTACCGCGAGCTCACGTCGACCTCGAACTGCACGACCTACCAGGCCCGTCGCCTCGAGATCCGTCACCGCGGTGAGGGCGGCAAGACCGCTCCCGTCGCGACCCTCAACGGAACCCTCGCGACGACGCGGTGGCTCGTCGCGATCCTCGAGACGCACCAGCAGGCCGACGGCTCGGTCGTCGTGCCCGAGGCGCTGCGCCCGTACCTCGGCGGCCTCGAGGTGCTCGAACCCCTGGGGCGCGAGGCGAACGGATGA
- a CDS encoding diacylglycerol/lipid kinase family protein — translation MSAAEAPGEPASGAARKRAAIIFNPTKQGIAELRTAVAAVEKSAGWAESVWIETAADDPGKGMARDALTSGVDLVIAAGGDGTVRSVAAGLRDSGMPLGLVPQGTGNLLARNLGIPVNDQTAALRIAFSDSERSIDVITVAVTREGGATEQHVSLVMAGVGFDADMISNTNSDLKKRVGWLAYVDAGLRVLPASKPFRVFYRVDSEQSRRARVSTVLVANLGLLPGNIELIPDASIDDERLDIAILQPRGAFGWLRVFRRVAVQNQLSKSEIGRRWVELTGGKKRNEVIYLRGRRVSVEIDKPQQFEIDGDDFGAITTAVFEVDPGGLVVRVPSP, via the coding sequence GTGAGCGCAGCAGAGGCACCGGGGGAACCGGCTTCGGGCGCGGCCCGGAAGCGCGCCGCCATCATCTTCAACCCGACGAAGCAGGGCATCGCCGAGCTCCGCACCGCGGTCGCCGCCGTCGAGAAGAGCGCCGGGTGGGCTGAGTCGGTCTGGATCGAGACCGCCGCCGACGACCCCGGCAAGGGGATGGCGCGCGACGCCCTCACCTCGGGAGTCGACCTCGTCATCGCCGCGGGCGGCGACGGCACCGTGCGCTCGGTCGCCGCCGGACTTCGCGACAGCGGGATGCCTCTCGGACTCGTTCCCCAGGGAACCGGCAACCTGCTCGCGCGAAATCTCGGCATCCCCGTCAACGACCAGACGGCGGCGCTGCGCATCGCGTTCAGCGACTCCGAACGCTCGATCGACGTCATCACCGTCGCGGTCACGCGCGAGGGCGGCGCGACCGAGCAGCACGTCTCGCTCGTCATGGCGGGAGTCGGCTTCGACGCCGACATGATCTCCAACACGAATTCCGACCTCAAGAAGCGCGTCGGCTGGCTCGCCTACGTGGATGCCGGCCTGCGCGTACTTCCCGCATCGAAGCCGTTCCGCGTCTTCTACCGCGTCGACAGCGAGCAGTCACGCCGGGCACGCGTATCGACGGTGCTCGTCGCGAACCTCGGCCTGCTGCCCGGCAACATCGAGCTGATCCCCGACGCGTCGATCGACGACGAACGCCTCGACATCGCGATCCTGCAGCCCCGCGGAGCCTTCGGCTGGCTGCGCGTCTTCCGACGGGTCGCCGTGCAGAACCAACTGAGCAAGAGCGAGATCGGTCGCCGCTGGGTCGAACTCACGGGCGGCAAGAAGCGCAACGAGGTCATCTACCTCCGCGGACGCCGCGTGAGCGTCGAGATCGACAAGCCGCAGCAGTTCGAGATCGACGGAGACGACTTCGGCGCGATCACCACCGCCGTCTTCGAGGTCGACCCCGGCGGTCTCGTCGTGCGCGTCCCCTCCCCGTAG
- a CDS encoding NADP-dependent oxidoreductase: MAHAVVYTEFGGPEVLQLIEFPDPVAGKREVVVAVRAASVNPIDWKLRSAIRPSPPIEEPRRVGSDAAGVVESIGKRVEGVSVGDHVIITGANGAYATHVVTTPDKLTPKPAGLGWEQAAAIGVAWGTAYQALKSLGVGEGDTLLLHGGAGGVGQAAIQFAKLWGAKTIATASEANHERLRELGAVPVVYGDGLTERVREAAPQGVTVALDAAGTDEAIESSLELVEDRNRIGTIVQGARAADWGIRAWSGGSPEPLTDEEQAWRHEAVGVTAELAAEGRVDIEIAARFLLDQAADAQSLSQNGHVRGKIVLDI, translated from the coding sequence ATGGCTCATGCCGTCGTCTACACCGAGTTCGGAGGGCCCGAGGTCCTCCAGCTCATCGAGTTCCCCGACCCCGTCGCGGGCAAGCGCGAGGTCGTCGTCGCCGTGCGCGCCGCGAGCGTCAACCCCATCGACTGGAAGCTGCGCTCCGCGATCCGCCCGTCGCCGCCCATCGAGGAGCCGCGCCGCGTCGGCTCCGACGCCGCCGGAGTCGTCGAATCGATCGGCAAGCGCGTCGAGGGCGTCTCGGTCGGCGATCACGTCATCATCACCGGTGCGAACGGCGCTTACGCGACTCACGTCGTGACGACGCCCGACAAGCTCACCCCGAAGCCGGCCGGCCTCGGCTGGGAACAGGCAGCCGCGATCGGCGTCGCGTGGGGCACCGCGTACCAGGCGCTCAAGTCGCTCGGCGTCGGCGAGGGCGACACGCTCCTGCTCCACGGCGGTGCCGGTGGCGTCGGCCAGGCCGCCATCCAGTTCGCGAAGCTCTGGGGAGCGAAGACGATCGCGACCGCGAGCGAGGCGAACCACGAGCGTCTTCGTGAACTCGGCGCCGTGCCCGTCGTCTACGGCGACGGGCTCACCGAGCGCGTCCGTGAGGCGGCGCCGCAGGGCGTGACCGTCGCTCTCGATGCCGCCGGCACCGACGAGGCGATCGAGTCGTCGCTCGAGCTCGTCGAGGACCGCAACCGCATCGGCACGATCGTGCAGGGTGCGCGCGCCGCCGACTGGGGCATTCGTGCGTGGTCGGGCGGAAGCCCCGAGCCGCTCACCGACGAAGAGCAGGCGTGGCGACACGAGGCTGTCGGAGTCACCGCCGAACTCGCCGCCGAGGGTCGCGTCGACATCGAGATCGCCGCGCGCTTCCTGCTCGATCAGGCCGCCGACGCGCAGTCACTCAGCCAGAACGGCCACGTCCGCGGAAAGATCGTCCTCGACATCTGA
- a CDS encoding amidohydrolase family protein produces MTLIDAHVHVWDRAVLRYPWLDDEPELGVPRLPVDLAAGATRATGFVFVQADCVPEQGLAEARWVAGLDWPALRGIVAFAALERGADVAGDLDALADVPGVVGVRRLLQGEPVAAFDSAEWDAGLRLVSQRDLVFDACVRNPQLDALVRLARRHPDLSIVLDHAGKPPLADGAQSDAGRRWRANLDALAVLPNVSVKLSGLPAEAPQAFEAHEYSPWIDAVLTAFGPSRTMFGSDWPVSAVGAAGLTSDEWAAVALDPLSPGERDDIAFRTAQRVYRLSDAARNPTP; encoded by the coding sequence GTGACTCTCATCGACGCCCACGTGCACGTGTGGGATCGGGCGGTGCTCCGCTACCCGTGGCTCGACGACGAACCCGAACTCGGCGTGCCGCGGCTGCCGGTCGACCTCGCCGCGGGAGCCACGCGGGCGACGGGCTTCGTCTTCGTGCAGGCCGACTGCGTGCCCGAGCAGGGGCTCGCCGAGGCGCGCTGGGTCGCGGGTCTCGACTGGCCGGCTCTCCGCGGCATCGTCGCGTTCGCGGCGCTCGAGCGGGGGGCGGATGTCGCGGGCGACCTCGACGCGCTCGCCGACGTTCCCGGTGTCGTGGGCGTCAGGCGGCTCCTGCAGGGCGAGCCGGTCGCCGCGTTCGATTCCGCCGAGTGGGATGCCGGTCTGCGCCTCGTCTCTCAGCGCGACCTCGTCTTCGACGCGTGCGTGCGGAACCCGCAGCTCGATGCCCTCGTGCGGCTCGCTCGCCGTCATCCCGACCTCTCGATCGTGCTCGACCACGCCGGAAAGCCGCCTCTCGCCGACGGAGCGCAGAGCGACGCCGGCCGGCGCTGGCGCGCGAACCTCGACGCGCTCGCCGTACTGCCGAACGTGAGCGTCAAGCTCTCGGGGCTGCCCGCCGAAGCGCCGCAGGCGTTCGAGGCGCACGAGTACAGCCCGTGGATCGACGCGGTGCTCACGGCATTCGGGCCGAGCCGCACGATGTTCGGCAGCGACTGGCCGGTCTCGGCGGTCGGGGCCGCAGGGCTCACGAGCGACGAGTGGGCCGCCGTCGCGCTCGACCCGCTCTCGCCGGGGGAGCGTGACGACATCGCGTTCCGCACCGCTCAGCGCGTATACCGACTCTCCGACGCGGCCCGCAACCCGACGCCGTAA